In one window of Candidatus Omnitrophota bacterium DNA:
- a CDS encoding SPFH domain-containing protein, which translates to MGPKPSSIFKLAPFLIVLLVVGFFPHSAKSTEVGVRVIKWSPIGKRGLDKEYYAPGATYFFPLFINEWYTFDTRLHNIEMTAGRFGNRKERDDLLFKTIDGNDISLDVVISYRIDPKMAPQILERAAVSNYELEEKVIRTVTRSVTRDIFGELKTEDFYVANKRTEKADLVKEALNKTLNPYGVIVESVLPRDYRFNPAYQKAIEEKKIADQMTERFKSEAKATVEEYNQRVQQAQGEVNKLVAEADGEFQKAKISVDAYYEQQAMIAQAIEKEGQAESQGIEKMVEALNSQGGKTMVKIKMAEALQGKRILLLPFGQAGGIDLKTTDVNDLLKVYGVKSLSQ; encoded by the coding sequence ATGGGACCAAAACCTTCTTCGATTTTCAAGCTTGCTCCATTCCTGATTGTCCTTCTGGTCGTCGGCTTCTTTCCCCATTCGGCGAAATCCACGGAAGTCGGCGTGCGGGTCATCAAGTGGTCGCCCATCGGCAAGAGGGGGCTCGACAAGGAATATTACGCCCCGGGCGCCACGTATTTTTTCCCGCTGTTCATCAATGAGTGGTACACCTTTGACACCCGCCTGCACAACATCGAGATGACGGCCGGGCGTTTCGGCAACCGCAAGGAGCGGGATGACCTGCTGTTCAAGACGATCGACGGGAACGACATCAGCCTGGATGTGGTGATCTCCTACCGCATTGATCCCAAGATGGCGCCCCAAATTCTCGAGCGCGCGGCCGTGAGTAACTATGAACTGGAAGAAAAAGTTATCCGCACCGTGACCCGCAGCGTCACGCGGGATATCTTCGGCGAGTTGAAGACGGAAGATTTTTACGTGGCCAACAAGAGAACCGAGAAAGCGGACCTGGTCAAGGAGGCGCTCAATAAAACGCTCAATCCCTACGGAGTGATCGTTGAGAGCGTCCTGCCGCGCGATTACCGTTTCAATCCGGCCTACCAGAAGGCGATCGAGGAGAAAAAGATCGCCGACCAGATGACCGAGCGTTTCAAGTCCGAGGCCAAGGCCACGGTCGAGGAATATAACCAGCGGGTCCAGCAGGCCCAGGGCGAGGTCAACAAGCTGGTGGCCGAGGCGGACGGCGAGTTCCAGAAGGCCAAGATCTCCGTGGATGCGTATTATGAGCAGCAGGCCATGATCGCCCAGGCCATCGAGAAGGAAGGCCAGGCCGAATCCCAGGGGATCGAGAAAATGGTCGAGGCGTTGAACAGCCAGGGCGGCAAGACCATGGTGAAGATCAAGATGGCCGAGGCCTTGCAGGGCAAACGGATCCTTCTTCTGCCGTTCGGGCAGGCCGGCGGGATTGATCTGAAAACCACCGACGTGAATGACCTTTTGAAGGTTTACGGGGTCAAGAGTCTATCGCAATAG
- a CDS encoding TfoX/Sxy family protein, whose amino-acid sequence MPDHSFRDFVLDQLSGLDVDCRRMFGGEGLYLRGRFFGIIFKEALYFKTDEKSRPDYVKMGSSAFKPNARQTLKTYYEVPVDVIEDRPRLLEWAGKAAAVAKQP is encoded by the coding sequence GTGCCCGATCATTCTTTTCGCGACTTTGTGCTGGACCAGCTTTCCGGGCTGGACGTGGATTGCCGGAGGATGTTCGGCGGGGAGGGGCTGTATTTGAGGGGAAGGTTTTTCGGGATTATTTTCAAAGAAGCCCTTTATTTCAAGACCGATGAAAAATCCCGGCCGGATTATGTGAAGATGGGCTCCTCGGCGTTCAAGCCCAACGCCAGGCAGACATTGAAAACCTATTACGAAGTCCCGGTGGATGTCATCGAAGACCGGCCCCGGCTTTTGGAGTGGGCCGGGAAGGCCGCCGCGGTTGCCAAACAGCCGTGA
- a CDS encoding ABC transporter permease, with product MLILRFFENIGSRVREWVQILLEFSNLCYQTAYWIIRGPAKNKPIKRPAVFEQMVFMGAKSIIIVFFVTLFTGIVLAMQSAYQLTKLGGTIYVASLVSISICRELGPVLTALVIAGRIGAAITAEIGSMKVNEQIEALEAMAINPIRFLVVPKVVALFLMLPCLTVIGDVSGILGGYLIGVYNLKINSYLYMQTAFKYLALKDIYTGLLKSFVFAVIIAMVGCYQGLSTKGGAVGVGRATTISVVTSFILIIIADCVITGIFFFAKM from the coding sequence ATGCTCATACTGAGGTTTTTTGAGAACATCGGATCCCGGGTCAGGGAATGGGTCCAGATCCTCCTCGAGTTTTCCAATCTTTGTTACCAGACGGCCTACTGGATCATCCGCGGCCCCGCGAAGAACAAGCCCATCAAACGGCCCGCCGTTTTCGAACAGATGGTGTTCATGGGGGCCAAATCCATCATCATTGTTTTTTTTGTCACCCTGTTCACCGGCATTGTGCTGGCCATGCAATCCGCGTATCAGCTGACCAAGCTGGGCGGGACCATTTACGTGGCGAGCCTGGTGTCCATTTCCATCTGCCGCGAGCTGGGGCCCGTCCTGACGGCGCTTGTGATCGCGGGCCGCATCGGCGCGGCCATCACGGCGGAGATCGGGTCCATGAAAGTCAACGAGCAGATCGAGGCGCTCGAGGCCATGGCGATCAACCCGATCCGTTTCCTGGTCGTGCCCAAGGTCGTGGCGCTCTTTCTCATGCTGCCCTGCCTGACGGTCATCGGGGACGTTTCGGGGATCTTGGGCGGATATCTGATCGGGGTGTATAACCTGAAGATCAATTCTTACTTGTATATGCAGACCGCGTTCAAATATCTCGCCCTTAAGGACATTTACACGGGTCTTTTGAAATCGTTTGTGTTCGCCGTGATCATCGCCATGGTGGGCTGTTATCAGGGGTTGAGCACCAAGGGCGGCGCGGTCGGGGTGGGCCGGGCCACGACCATCAGCGTTGTGACGAGCTTCATCCTGATCATTATCGCGGACTGCGTGATCACGGGGATCTTCTTTTTCGCCAAAATGTGA
- a CDS encoding MlaD family protein, with protein MKLTNEMKIGVLVAVVAVLLAFLTWKAGNFKVMVGGYAIKVRFQNIEGVETNAPVRLNGLEVGRVQEIDILYEAVPKVEVTLWIQGDVQVPKGVKAYVKNMGFMGEKYIGLYAENVDGGYLSQGETISGHEPASLEEMMQDGQEIAENMREISKEIRLRLQANSQTIDEILANMRITMNNAASISGNLNERLAANKHLVDDTIVRVNSLSRNFEEMSYDLKMNPWKLLYRPKTKAVPAPAK; from the coding sequence ATGAAATTGACCAATGAAATGAAAATCGGAGTCCTGGTGGCCGTGGTGGCCGTGCTCTTGGCTTTCCTCACATGGAAGGCCGGCAACTTTAAGGTCATGGTGGGAGGGTATGCCATCAAGGTCAGGTTTCAGAACATCGAAGGCGTCGAGACCAATGCCCCGGTCCGGTTGAACGGGCTTGAGGTGGGACGGGTCCAGGAGATCGATATTCTTTATGAAGCCGTGCCCAAAGTCGAGGTGACCCTTTGGATCCAGGGCGACGTCCAGGTCCCCAAAGGCGTCAAGGCCTATGTTAAGAACATGGGTTTCATGGGCGAAAAATACATCGGGCTTTACGCCGAGAACGTGGACGGCGGTTATCTGTCGCAGGGTGAGACCATTTCCGGCCATGAGCCGGCCAGCTTGGAGGAGATGATGCAGGACGGCCAGGAGATCGCCGAGAACATGAGGGAAATTTCCAAGGAAATCCGTTTGCGGCTCCAGGCGAACAGCCAGACCATTGATGAAATCCTCGCCAATATGCGTATTACGATGAACAACGCGGCTTCGATTTCCGGGAACCTAAACGAGCGGCTGGCGGCCAACAAACATCTCGTGGACGACACCATCGTCCGGGTCAACTCCCTGAGCAGGAATTTCGAAGAGATGAGTTATGACCTCAAAATGAATCCCTGGAAACTGCTGTACCGCCCCAAGACAAAGGCCGTGCCGGCGCCGGCAAAATGA
- a CDS encoding SPFH domain-containing protein, whose protein sequence is MVMRWDKFKNADIVKSPRMPDLGGLLIPIVIFMAVWFIANNCLVYIRPNQYGIKQVNVGFKKGIQKEVYGTGLHFIMPLGFEVMHRFPRNIQVFELTNFPGTAARGARIEKAAHIQTSDGFFVDVDVSIPYHIVDPYAVITTLGPGKLYEDNGIVPRTEAKLKEALGEMTTEEFYNSPIRVAKAKKAKQLLNEELRTKGIEVVEILIRYFKYSDEIQKNIEEKKLKDQLVFTNQAKAKASGEEALVRKVREEGEAKIKVKLEEGKAYVVKRNAEKDLYVRSKRAEGDLLVKLSEAKKTELINQAYQRQGSEKYVGLKMADIYKGLDLIVLSSTGENGLNPLDLESSLRMFGIANTEE, encoded by the coding sequence ATGGTTATGCGTTGGGACAAATTTAAGAACGCGGACATCGTCAAGTCGCCCCGGATGCCGGACCTCGGCGGGCTGCTGATCCCGATCGTGATCTTTATGGCCGTCTGGTTCATCGCGAACAACTGTCTGGTTTATATCCGTCCGAACCAGTACGGCATCAAACAGGTCAATGTCGGGTTCAAGAAAGGGATCCAGAAGGAGGTTTACGGCACGGGACTGCATTTCATCATGCCTCTGGGTTTTGAGGTCATGCACCGTTTTCCCAGGAACATTCAAGTTTTTGAGCTGACCAATTTTCCTGGCACGGCGGCCCGGGGCGCGCGTATTGAAAAAGCGGCGCACATCCAGACCTCCGACGGTTTTTTTGTGGACGTGGACGTGAGCATTCCCTACCATATTGTCGATCCCTACGCGGTGATCACCACCCTGGGGCCCGGGAAGCTGTATGAAGACAACGGCATCGTGCCGCGCACCGAGGCCAAGCTGAAGGAGGCCCTCGGCGAGATGACGACCGAAGAGTTTTACAACAGCCCCATCCGCGTGGCGAAAGCCAAAAAGGCCAAGCAGTTGTTGAACGAGGAGCTGCGAACCAAGGGGATCGAGGTCGTAGAGATCCTGATCCGGTATTTCAAATACAGCGATGAGATCCAGAAAAATATCGAGGAGAAGAAACTGAAGGACCAGCTCGTGTTCACCAACCAGGCCAAGGCCAAGGCCTCGGGAGAAGAGGCCCTGGTGCGCAAGGTCCGGGAGGAAGGCGAGGCCAAGATCAAGGTCAAGCTGGAGGAGGGCAAGGCCTATGTGGTCAAACGCAATGCCGAGAAAGACCTTTACGTGAGAAGCAAACGGGCCGAGGGTGATCTTCTTGTGAAGCTGTCCGAGGCCAAGAAGACAGAATTGATCAACCAGGCCTATCAGAGGCAGGGATCGGAAAAATATGTCGGGCTCAAGATGGCGGATATTTACAAGGGGCTGGACCTGATCGTCCTGTCATCCACCGGGGAGAACGGCCTTAACCCGCTGGACCTGGAGAGCTCTTTAAGAATGTTCGGCATTGCCAACACGGAGGAATAA
- a CDS encoding cytochrome c biogenesis protein CcdA — protein sequence MEHLSGNFLDYFAVFWAGVLVSFTPCVYPVLPVTAGLIAGANTQGTKLSGFWLSVVYVLGLAVTYCVLGVAAVLTRKAFGQFQQHPLVFLAIGNTLLVFALVMLDVIQLPFLGFNLRNKSKPRSLWTILLLGMAAGLIVGPCTAPILGTLLLYVASKENLLHAVSLLFVFSYGVGASLILVGTFSGALSVLPRSGMWLKRVQQVSALILLAAAEFFIIKAGLAWQ from the coding sequence GTGGAACACCTTTCAGGCAATTTTCTCGATTATTTTGCGGTCTTCTGGGCAGGCGTGCTGGTCAGCTTTACCCCATGCGTCTACCCGGTCCTGCCTGTCACCGCCGGATTGATTGCCGGCGCCAATACCCAGGGCACCAAGCTGAGCGGTTTTTGGCTGTCCGTGGTTTATGTCCTGGGCCTGGCCGTGACCTATTGCGTTCTTGGAGTGGCGGCTGTGCTGACCCGCAAGGCCTTCGGTCAGTTCCAGCAGCACCCGCTGGTTTTTCTGGCGATCGGAAACACCCTGCTGGTCTTCGCCCTGGTTATGCTGGATGTCATCCAACTGCCCTTTCTCGGGTTCAATCTCCGTAACAAATCCAAGCCCCGCAGTCTATGGACCATCCTCCTGCTGGGAATGGCGGCCGGCCTGATCGTCGGCCCCTGCACGGCGCCCATCCTTGGGACGCTCCTGCTTTACGTGGCTTCCAAGGAGAATCTTTTGCACGCGGTCAGTCTCCTGTTCGTCTTCTCTTACGGGGTCGGGGCGTCGCTGATCCTGGTGGGGACCTTCAGCGGGGCCTTGAGCGTCCTGCCCAGATCGGGAATGTGGCTTAAGCGCGTTCAGCAGGTTTCGGCCCTGATCCTTCTGGCCGCCGCCGAATTCTTTATTATCAAAGCTGGCCTTGCCTGGCAATAA
- a CDS encoding endonuclease Q family protein, protein MRFYADVHLHSHYSRATSPQLNLEHLALWARMKGIQVVGTGDFTHPKWLKELQEKLEPAEEGLFKLKDKYDKATRKELPPSCAGTVRFLLSCEISNIYKRLDKVRKVHNVIFAPSFAAAAKIQARLGDIGNISADGRPILGLDSRDLLEITLESDPLSYLIPAHIWTPWFSALGSKGGFDRMEDCFADLTKHIFAVETGLSSDPPMNWRLSQLDPYVLVSNSDAHSPPKLGREATIYDTEMSYPAIYKALSDPQDKGLAGTIEFFPEEGKYHYDGHRACDTRLHPRDTIKNKGLCPKCGKPVTVGVMARVEELADYPEGRKSKRWRPFYNLIPLPEIIAEARGVGPNSLNVHKLYIEVLSKLGNELYILREASLGDIQRAAGGLVAEGVRRVRESKVHIAAGYDGEYGEIDIFSDEEREQAENQLMLFQ, encoded by the coding sequence ATGCGGTTTTACGCTGACGTCCATCTTCACTCCCATTATTCCCGCGCCACCAGTCCCCAGCTCAACCTGGAACACCTTGCCCTCTGGGCCCGGATGAAGGGTATCCAGGTCGTGGGAACCGGCGATTTCACCCATCCCAAATGGCTTAAAGAGCTTCAAGAAAAACTCGAGCCCGCCGAAGAAGGCCTTTTCAAACTCAAAGACAAGTATGACAAAGCCACCCGCAAGGAACTCCCGCCGTCCTGCGCCGGGACGGTGCGCTTTCTGTTGTCCTGCGAGATTTCCAATATCTACAAGCGTCTGGACAAGGTCCGCAAGGTCCACAACGTGATCTTTGCCCCGAGTTTTGCGGCCGCGGCAAAGATTCAGGCCAGGCTGGGCGATATCGGCAACATCTCGGCGGACGGCCGGCCCATCCTGGGGCTGGATTCGCGGGACCTCCTGGAGATCACGCTGGAATCTGATCCTTTGAGCTATCTCATCCCGGCTCACATCTGGACCCCGTGGTTCTCGGCGCTGGGATCCAAAGGCGGGTTCGACCGGATGGAAGACTGTTTCGCGGATTTGACCAAGCACATTTTCGCCGTTGAGACAGGCTTGTCGTCTGATCCACCGATGAACTGGCGCCTGAGCCAGCTGGATCCGTATGTGCTGGTGTCCAATTCCGACGCCCATTCTCCTCCCAAGCTCGGCCGGGAAGCCACGATCTACGACACCGAAATGTCCTATCCGGCCATTTACAAAGCGCTGTCGGACCCGCAGGACAAGGGGCTGGCCGGCACCATTGAATTTTTTCCGGAAGAGGGGAAATACCATTACGACGGCCACCGCGCCTGTGACACGCGGCTTCATCCGCGGGACACGATCAAGAACAAAGGGCTTTGTCCCAAATGCGGCAAGCCGGTGACGGTCGGCGTCATGGCCAGGGTCGAAGAACTGGCCGACTACCCGGAAGGCCGCAAGTCCAAACGCTGGCGCCCGTTTTATAACCTGATCCCTTTGCCGGAAATCATCGCTGAGGCCAGGGGCGTGGGGCCCAACTCGTTGAATGTTCACAAGCTTTACATCGAGGTCCTGTCCAAGCTGGGCAACGAACTGTATATATTGAGAGAAGCGTCTTTGGGGGACATTCAGCGCGCGGCCGGAGGGCTTGTGGCCGAAGGCGTCAGGCGTGTCCGCGAGAGCAAAGTCCATATCGCCGCAGGTTATGACGGCGAATACGGCGAGATTGACATTTTTTCGGACGAAGAGCGTGAGCAGGCGGAAAACCAGTTGATGTTATTTCAATGA
- a CDS encoding response regulator: MTEALKTKKVLVVDDDPTVLKLLEKVFASGGYEVVCSKDAPCGLEMALKGKPDLIILDIMMPIINGYNICRLLKSQEGQKHIPVILLTSRAGDEDRKIGVEVGADAYIPKPFKTEDLLSKARDLLNP, translated from the coding sequence ATGACAGAAGCGCTCAAGACGAAAAAGGTCCTGGTTGTCGATGATGATCCCACCGTCCTGAAACTGCTGGAGAAAGTTTTCGCCTCGGGAGGATACGAGGTCGTCTGCAGCAAGGACGCCCCCTGCGGGCTGGAGATGGCCCTGAAGGGCAAGCCGGATCTGATCATCCTCGACATCATGATGCCGATCATCAACGGCTATAACATCTGCCGGCTCCTGAAATCCCAGGAGGGGCAGAAGCACATCCCCGTGATCCTGCTGACGTCCAGGGCCGGGGATGAGGACAGGAAGATCGGCGTTGAAGTCGGCGCGGACGCGTATATCCCCAAGCCTTTCAAGACGGAAGACCTGCTCTCTAAGGCCCGGGATCTCCTCAACCCCTGA
- the metF gene encoding methylenetetrahydrofolate reductase [NAD(P)H]: MNDPFNQKYMAARAPDLFAGQPRTFSIEIFPPKTEEGLQKLHGTISELCKLRPDFISCTYGAGGGSRDKTFDIAQHIQDKHGCLAVAHLTCVCHTREELLGILTGIKDRGLRNVLALRGDPPKDNPGWTPGEHNFRYSSELVKFIRDHFSGHFGIGVAGFPEGHVLCRDREQDARYLKMKIDSGADFVITQLFFNNQDYFDYVKRLRRIGVTARVIPGILPVTDYHGLVRFCGNCGTDITDEVKKIFEPIQDDKDKILEEGIRFAVRQCRELLDGGAPGLHFYSLNRVHPVDEILKQVRR, encoded by the coding sequence ATGAACGATCCATTCAATCAAAAATACATGGCCGCGCGGGCGCCGGACCTTTTTGCCGGACAGCCCCGCACGTTTTCCATCGAGATATTTCCTCCCAAAACCGAAGAGGGCCTGCAGAAACTTCACGGGACCATCTCCGAACTCTGCAAGCTCAGACCGGATTTCATCTCCTGCACCTACGGGGCCGGGGGCGGCAGCCGGGACAAAACGTTCGATATCGCCCAGCACATCCAGGACAAACACGGATGCCTCGCGGTCGCGCACCTGACCTGTGTGTGCCACACGCGCGAAGAGCTCCTCGGGATCCTCACCGGCATCAAAGACCGGGGGCTCCGCAACGTCCTCGCCCTGCGGGGCGATCCGCCGAAAGACAACCCCGGCTGGACGCCCGGCGAGCACAATTTCCGGTACAGCTCCGAACTGGTCAAGTTCATCCGCGATCATTTCAGCGGCCATTTCGGGATCGGTGTGGCGGGCTTTCCGGAAGGGCACGTCCTCTGCCGGGACCGTGAGCAGGACGCCCGGTATTTGAAAATGAAAATCGACAGCGGGGCGGATTTTGTGATCACCCAGCTTTTTTTTAACAACCAGGACTATTTCGATTATGTGAAACGGCTGCGGAGGATCGGGGTCACGGCCCGGGTCATCCCCGGCATCCTCCCCGTCACCGATTACCACGGGCTGGTGCGTTTTTGCGGAAACTGCGGAACGGACATCACGGACGAAGTGAAGAAAATTTTTGAACCGATCCAGGACGACAAGGACAAGATCCTCGAAGAAGGCATCCGGTTCGCGGTCCGCCAGTGCCGGGAACTTCTGGACGGCGGCGCGCCGGGCCTGCATTTTTACTCCCTCAACAGAGTCCATCCCGTGGACGAGATCCTCAAGCAAGTCCGGCGCTGA
- a CDS encoding ATP-dependent helicase yields MNTILEGLNPSQRKAVEHEGGHLLIVAGPGTGKTHTLACRIARLAPSLAKDQKVLAITFTNKAAEELRQRLLSVPGAAGKVVAGTFHSFCLQVLREFIGYTDLPKDFRVASLEEIEEWAKEIWPDKKPRERREALEIVSAWKSSIGPGDPPEEVKAYSRKLRSLSVLDFDDLLLEALYLLQTSYDAARDIQGAYRHVFVDEYQDINAVQHALLKQLVRNEVLLTAIGDPNQAIYGFRGSDVRFFKTFAADFPAAAVLSLSENYRSAQNLLSASSQVIAKARFQNVPEQIAKILEQGRLTIHDSATDKAEAEFIVHQIEKMVGGTSMFSKDSGRVADEGRAQRSFGDIAVLYRLNSQARELKLAFERSGIPFRVSGEERDEDRDDVCPPRSREAAFEAEKVSLMSLHASKGLEFPAVFIAGCEETLLPLNLERMTGDPDEERRLFYVGMTRAKEQLFLLRARRRRLYGKMRENAASPFLSDIAEALKEYEKAAGARKRPKKGEGQMTLFG; encoded by the coding sequence GTGAATACAATTTTGGAGGGACTCAACCCTTCCCAGCGCAAAGCCGTTGAACACGAAGGAGGACACCTCCTGATCGTCGCCGGTCCGGGCACGGGGAAGACCCATACCCTGGCCTGCCGGATCGCCCGGCTGGCGCCGTCCCTGGCCAAAGATCAAAAGGTCCTCGCGATCACGTTCACCAATAAAGCCGCTGAAGAACTTCGCCAGCGGCTTTTGTCCGTTCCGGGCGCGGCCGGGAAAGTCGTGGCCGGCACGTTTCACAGCTTTTGCCTGCAGGTCCTCCGCGAGTTCATCGGCTATACAGACCTGCCCAAGGATTTCCGCGTGGCGTCCCTTGAGGAGATTGAGGAATGGGCCAAGGAGATCTGGCCGGATAAAAAGCCGCGGGAGCGCCGGGAGGCCCTGGAGATCGTCTCGGCCTGGAAATCTTCGATCGGCCCGGGCGACCCTCCGGAAGAGGTGAAAGCTTACAGCCGGAAACTGCGCAGTCTGTCGGTCCTGGATTTCGACGACCTTCTTCTGGAAGCGCTGTATCTCCTGCAGACCAGCTATGACGCGGCCCGGGACATTCAGGGCGCTTACCGCCATGTTTTTGTCGACGAGTATCAGGACATCAACGCCGTCCAGCACGCCCTGCTGAAACAGCTTGTCCGCAACGAAGTGCTGCTCACGGCGATCGGTGATCCCAACCAGGCCATTTACGGTTTCCGCGGATCGGACGTGCGGTTCTTTAAGACCTTTGCGGCGGATTTCCCGGCCGCGGCCGTGCTGTCCCTGAGCGAAAATTACCGCTCGGCGCAGAATCTTCTGTCGGCCTCCAGCCAGGTGATCGCCAAAGCCCGTTTTCAAAACGTGCCGGAACAGATCGCGAAGATCCTCGAACAGGGCCGGTTGACCATCCACGATTCGGCCACGGACAAGGCCGAGGCGGAATTCATCGTGCATCAGATCGAGAAAATGGTCGGGGGCACGAGTATGTTCTCGAAAGATTCCGGCCGCGTTGCCGACGAGGGCCGCGCGCAGAGGAGTTTCGGCGATATCGCCGTCCTCTACCGCCTGAACAGCCAGGCGCGGGAGCTGAAGCTCGCGTTTGAGCGCAGCGGGATCCCGTTCCGCGTGTCCGGCGAGGAGCGGGACGAAGACAGGGATGATGTCTGCCCGCCGCGGAGCAGGGAAGCGGCCTTTGAGGCGGAGAAGGTGTCCCTGATGAGCCTGCACGCGTCCAAAGGATTGGAATTTCCGGCGGTTTTTATCGCGGGCTGCGAGGAAACGCTCCTGCCCCTGAATCTGGAGCGCATGACAGGAGATCCGGACGAGGAGCGGCGGCTTTTTTACGTCGGGATGACCCGGGCCAAGGAACAGCTTTTCCTTCTGAGGGCCCGACGGCGGCGTCTTTACGGGAAAATGCGCGAGAACGCGGCTTCGCCGTTTTTGTCCGACATCGCCGAAGCCCTGAAAGAATATGAGAAGGCGGCCGGGGCCCGGAAACGTCCGAAAAAGGGCGAAGGGCAGATGACGCTTTTCGGATAA
- a CDS encoding ABC transporter ATP-binding protein, with product MSDQKIAITVQNLSKSFDGRPVLKNISLDVYKGEIFVIMGGSGCGKSTLLRHMIGAIKPDSGKIFFEDKDMTDQSEEEMEQIKRLFGMCFQNAALLDYLTVEENVALPLQEHTKLDPKIISMIVQMKLNLVGLHGYENLMPSMLSGGMKKRVALARAISMDPDVVFYDEPTAGLDPVVCAVVDRLILDLSKKLLLTSIVVTHNMESVFRIADRVAMLYNGSVLQIGTPEEIKNSSDPIVQQFIHGNLEGPIQFADRD from the coding sequence ATGTCTGACCAAAAAATCGCCATTACGGTCCAGAACTTGTCCAAGTCCTTTGACGGCCGGCCGGTCCTGAAAAATATCTCTCTCGATGTTTACAAGGGGGAAATCTTTGTCATCATGGGCGGGTCGGGTTGCGGCAAGAGCACCCTGCTGCGGCACATGATCGGCGCCATCAAGCCCGATTCCGGAAAGATTTTTTTTGAAGACAAGGACATGACGGACCAGTCTGAAGAAGAGATGGAGCAGATCAAACGGCTGTTCGGCATGTGCTTCCAGAACGCGGCCCTGCTGGATTATTTGACGGTTGAGGAAAACGTGGCCCTGCCCCTGCAGGAGCATACCAAGCTGGACCCCAAAATCATCAGCATGATCGTCCAGATGAAGCTGAACCTGGTGGGGCTGCATGGGTACGAGAACCTGATGCCGAGCATGTTGTCCGGCGGGATGAAGAAGCGCGTGGCCCTGGCGCGGGCGATCTCCATGGATCCGGACGTGGTGTTTTACGATGAGCCTACCGCGGGGCTGGACCCGGTCGTGTGCGCGGTCGTGGACCGGCTCATTCTGGATTTGAGCAAGAAACTGCTTCTGACCTCGATCGTGGTCACGCACAACATGGAAAGCGTTTTTCGCATCGCCGACCGCGTGGCGATGCTGTATAACGGGAGCGTTTTGCAGATCGGGACGCCGGAGGAAATCAAAAATTCCAGTGACCCGATCGTTCAGCAGTTTATTCACGGCAACCTGGAAGGCCCGATCCAGTTCGCGGACCGGGACTGA